One segment of Nostoc flagelliforme CCNUN1 DNA contains the following:
- the fdxB gene encoding ferredoxin III, nif-specific: MAQLTGLTFGGKAWTPKFAQEIDKDKCIGCGRCVKVCGYNVLGLKALNEEGEFVDDEDDEEIERKVMAVTSPENCIGCEACSRICPKNCYTHVALNN, translated from the coding sequence ATGGCACAGCTAACAGGTTTGACATTTGGCGGTAAAGCTTGGACACCAAAATTCGCTCAAGAAATTGACAAGGATAAATGTATCGGCTGTGGCAGATGTGTTAAAGTCTGCGGGTACAATGTGCTAGGTTTGAAGGCGCTCAATGAAGAAGGTGAATTTGTAGACGACGAAGATGATGAAGAAATTGAACGGAAAGTAATGGCAGTTACTTCTCCAGAGAACTGTATTGGTTGTGAAGCTTGTTCACGGATTTGCCCCAAAAATTGCTACACGCATGTTGCATTAAACAACTAA
- a CDS encoding helix-turn-helix domain-containing protein, producing MPYTIPNNSCVGCDNCRPQCPTGAIRIEDNEYWIDPGLCNNCEGYYSEPQCVIACPTNSPIPWQSKKGRCKIEPRDASSLDLFSNGKNNPFASAIAIWEACNVLAQRTSLHWETDEEGYISYSRQINQGRGAIAFHIQDPFKVNDKATDLAAVEGLDIRAACIHLIFAAYATALDQPWEQEFAIDERQIEKYLGMEKRKDLSKAAKLALMKNLVQQACSLVISIDWPQQGRINRFSITGSRLWHLVDIQHHFQEDHLGCKYLIGLTFKVKAGLWAQYFLNKQACKERTAFYQYGSLPKTLLTTVMSIWQQHEGAVRLMLWLLFKTKMGKEQRITIPTLLRIAYGEEKVALASRQREERKRLLRTFESDLEILNHYGMKPLFDPVTYPPEIQPLWAKLVDLPEDPDEALEFWTNDGGAETRLTDTGPRGKWNLLMNARILAFELPPEWEQQISKSEKKQRRTAKAKKKPRATNDLLSEQILQARKNLNLSQRELAKLTGKSQSWIRDIENGRLKAKLEDQILLRKVLNMT from the coding sequence ATGCCTTATACAATTCCTAACAACAGTTGCGTTGGATGTGACAACTGCCGCCCCCAATGTCCTACGGGTGCAATCAGAATAGAGGACAATGAATACTGGATTGATCCTGGTCTTTGTAATAATTGTGAGGGCTATTATTCAGAACCGCAATGTGTAATAGCTTGTCCAACTAATTCTCCGATTCCTTGGCAGTCGAAAAAGGGGAGATGCAAAATAGAACCGAGAGATGCCAGCAGTTTAGATTTGTTTTCTAACGGCAAGAATAATCCATTTGCTTCAGCGATCGCTATTTGGGAAGCTTGTAATGTACTAGCACAACGCACATCGCTACATTGGGAAACCGATGAAGAAGGCTACATAAGTTACAGCCGACAAATCAACCAGGGACGAGGTGCGATCGCTTTTCACATCCAAGATCCATTCAAAGTTAACGACAAGGCCACAGATTTAGCAGCAGTTGAGGGACTTGACATCAGAGCCGCTTGCATACATCTAATTTTTGCAGCTTATGCTACAGCCTTAGATCAACCTTGGGAGCAAGAATTTGCGATCGATGAGCGACAAATTGAGAAATATTTGGGGATGGAGAAACGCAAAGATTTAAGCAAAGCTGCCAAACTAGCTTTAATGAAAAATCTTGTCCAGCAAGCTTGCTCCCTGGTTATCTCCATTGACTGGCCTCAACAAGGCCGAATTAACAGATTCTCTATTACAGGTAGCCGCTTATGGCACTTAGTAGATATTCAGCACCACTTTCAAGAAGACCATCTCGGATGCAAATATCTTATTGGGCTAACTTTTAAAGTAAAAGCAGGTTTATGGGCACAATATTTCTTAAATAAACAAGCATGTAAAGAGCGAACCGCATTCTATCAATACGGCAGTCTTCCCAAAACATTGCTAACCACAGTCATGAGCATTTGGCAGCAACATGAAGGCGCAGTCCGATTAATGCTGTGGTTGCTGTTTAAAACCAAAATGGGCAAGGAACAACGCATTACTATTCCTACCTTGCTGCGTATTGCTTACGGAGAAGAAAAAGTCGCCCTTGCATCCAGACAACGGGAAGAACGTAAACGTCTGCTGCGAACTTTTGAAAGCGATTTGGAAATTCTCAATCACTATGGAATGAAACCACTTTTCGATCCAGTTACCTACCCGCCAGAAATTCAACCTTTATGGGCAAAGTTAGTTGATCTTCCAGAAGATCCAGATGAAGCATTAGAATTTTGGACTAATGACGGTGGTGCTGAAACTCGCCTCACAGACACAGGCCCCCGTGGTAAATGGAATCTGCTCATGAATGCGCGGATTTTGGCTTTTGAACTCCCACCAGAATGGGAACAGCAAATTTCAAAATCGGAAAAAAAGCAACGGCGAACTGCTAAAGCCAAAAAGAAGCCTAGAGCTACAAACGATTTGCTGAGTGAACAGATTTTGCAAGCGCGAAAAAATTTGAATCTTTCCCAAAGAGAATTAGCAAAGCTTACAGGTAAAAGCCAAAGCTGGATTCGAGATATTGAAAATGGCCGTTTAAAAGCCAAATTAGAAGACCAAATACTTTTAAGAAAAGTCTTAAATATGACTTAA
- a CDS encoding sucrase ferredoxin yields the protein MNTFFCSDDSHQVGEDVIGSATNSQTYILVECPLPWTSEAFNSKWVPQNLRVLVEEVKRAKLPIRFLLIANDVSHKVNHTTLLIYQKEEGLSNGYYKKEFKLANIEQVAAVVQKWLWGISSNSEIETTVTKDILVCTHGSHDKCCARYGAPFYFNVTTRNADLCLDNVRIWKSSHFGGHRFAPTIIDLPEGRYYGRIDIDSFRSILTRTGDIQCLNKVYRGWGILPAALQVLERELMLCNGWDWFNYKVAGKILEQSLDNNTILGELSFEQPSGSLYTYQAKLVRDETKTQQLKSSCNATRELVVTKYAVGSLWVTSSKVMSYST from the coding sequence ATGAATACTTTTTTTTGTTCTGACGATTCACACCAAGTAGGAGAAGATGTTATTGGTAGCGCCACCAATTCTCAAACTTATATTTTAGTTGAGTGTCCTTTACCTTGGACATCAGAAGCCTTTAATTCCAAATGGGTACCCCAGAATTTGAGGGTTTTGGTAGAAGAAGTGAAGCGTGCTAAACTACCGATTAGATTTCTTTTAATTGCTAATGATGTATCACACAAGGTAAATCACACTACGCTTCTGATTTACCAAAAAGAAGAGGGTCTAAGTAATGGATACTATAAAAAAGAGTTTAAGCTAGCAAATATTGAGCAAGTAGCAGCAGTTGTCCAAAAATGGTTATGGGGTATCAGTTCTAATTCTGAGATAGAAACCACTGTAACTAAAGATATTTTAGTTTGTACCCACGGTAGCCATGATAAATGTTGTGCCAGATATGGCGCTCCCTTTTACTTCAATGTTACAACAAGGAACGCTGATTTGTGCTTGGATAATGTGCGAATTTGGAAATCATCACACTTTGGTGGACATCGTTTTGCACCAACAATTATAGACTTGCCAGAAGGAAGATATTACGGTCGTATAGATATAGATTCATTTAGATCGATTTTGACTCGTACTGGCGATATTCAATGCTTAAATAAAGTCTATAGAGGCTGGGGAATTCTGCCTGCTGCACTTCAGGTTTTGGAAAGAGAACTAATGCTTTGTAATGGATGGGATTGGTTTAATTACAAAGTTGCAGGCAAAATTTTGGAGCAAAGTTTAGATAATAATACTATTCTGGGGGAGCTAAGTTTTGAACAACCTTCTGGTTCTCTCTACACTTACCAGGCTAAACTTGTGAGAGATGAAACTAAGACTCAACAACTGAAGAGTTCATGCAATGCTACACGAGAGTTGGTAGTTACTAAATATGCTGTGGGTAGTCTTTGGGTTACTTCTAGTAAGGTGATGAGTTATAGTACTTAA
- a CDS encoding Mut7-C RNAse domain-containing protein has protein sequence MAIAYFYFHGELNHFLPRHYKQVRISHFFEERASIKDMIESLGVPHPEVDFINVNGEYVNFSYIVSDGDIINVYPIYAKSTIIPSISVMPEPLSIIRFVLDIHLGKLATSLRLLGFDTLYRNDYEDEKLAEISYSQARILLTRDKGLLMRSLVTYGYYVRNTNPQQQIVEVLQRYDLFKLVLPFKRCLRCNGLLEPVDKQSIVDKLPETVRSQVDVFQRCQDCDRIYWKGSHYERLQQFIDGVLNSQKGE, from the coding sequence ATGGCGATCGCATATTTCTATTTTCATGGAGAATTGAATCATTTTTTACCACGGCATTATAAGCAGGTGAGAATCTCCCATTTTTTTGAGGAGAGGGCGTCAATTAAGGACATGATTGAATCTTTGGGTGTCCCTCATCCAGAAGTTGATTTTATAAATGTTAATGGTGAATATGTAAATTTTTCTTACATAGTTTCGGATGGAGATATTATCAATGTTTATCCAATTTATGCTAAGTCTACTATTATACCAAGCATTTCTGTTATGCCAGAACCGCTTAGTATTATCCGTTTTGTTTTAGATATCCATTTGGGGAAGCTTGCAACATCTCTACGACTTTTAGGTTTTGATACTTTATACCGCAATGACTACGAGGATGAGAAATTAGCCGAGATATCCTACAGCCAAGCACGGATTCTCTTGACTCGTGATAAGGGTCTATTAATGCGTAGTTTGGTAACGTATGGGTATTACGTTAGAAATACTAACCCTCAACAACAAATCGTGGAAGTCTTACAACGCTACGACTTGTTTAAATTAGTCTTACCATTTAAACGGTGTTTGCGCTGCAATGGATTATTAGAACCTGTAGATAAGCAATCCATCGTTGACAAGCTACCAGAAACAGTGCGATCGCAGGTTGATGTATTCCAGCGTTGCCAAGACTGCGATCGCATTTATTGGAAAGGTTCACATTATGAACGATTGCAACAGTTTATTGATGGAGTACTCAACTCACAAAAAGGTGAGTAA